The Micromonospora sp. Llam0 genome includes a window with the following:
- a CDS encoding bacterial transcriptional activator domain-containing protein, which translates to MTSEAGNAGASFRLLLLGGFRLIHQQETVSIPRGLQRIVAVIGLRPGTTRTHLAGLLWPEAAEDRALSSLRTALWRLRQEPNCPLRTAGDTVRLDQRVQVDVDDLVRTAARVRDGGDPRLADAVLTAARHDLLPGWYDDWVLLERERLRQLRLHLLEHVARSHLDAGRHDEALQAALEAVGAEPLRETPHRLIVQIHLAEGNAYEALHAFYAYRDLALRELQLEPSPAMAALLGDILTPIRDAPARRTLDRRRPGESASGPVSPRPAR; encoded by the coding sequence TCCGTTTGATCCACCAGCAGGAGACCGTGTCGATCCCCCGTGGACTGCAGCGGATCGTCGCGGTGATCGGGCTGCGACCCGGCACCACCCGTACCCACCTGGCCGGTCTGCTCTGGCCGGAAGCCGCCGAGGACCGCGCACTGTCCTCGCTGCGTACCGCACTGTGGCGGCTGCGCCAGGAGCCGAACTGCCCGCTGCGGACCGCCGGCGACACCGTCCGGCTCGACCAGCGGGTCCAGGTCGACGTCGACGACCTGGTCCGGACCGCCGCGCGGGTGCGCGACGGTGGGGATCCGCGGCTGGCCGACGCGGTGCTCACCGCCGCCCGGCACGACCTGCTGCCCGGCTGGTACGACGACTGGGTGCTACTGGAACGGGAGCGGCTGCGGCAGCTGCGGCTGCACCTGCTCGAGCACGTCGCCCGCTCCCATCTGGACGCCGGTCGGCACGACGAGGCGCTGCAGGCCGCGCTGGAAGCGGTCGGCGCCGAACCGTTGCGGGAGACCCCGCACCGGCTGATCGTGCAGATCCATCTCGCCGAAGGCAACGCCTACGAGGCACTGCACGCCTTCTACGCGTACCGCGATCTGGCCCTGCGGGAGCTGCAACTGGAACCGTCCCCGGCGATGGCCGCGCTGCTCGGCGACATCCTCACCCCGATCCGGGACGCGCCAGCCCGGCGCACGCTCGACCGGCGTCGGCCGGGTGAGTCGGCATCCGGCCCGGTCAGCCCTCGCCCGGCCCGCTGA